From the Desulfosarcina sp. BuS5 genome, one window contains:
- the acpP gene encoding acyl carrier protein: MPIAEQVKKIIADKLSVELEEVVPAASFVDDLGADSLDLVELIMSIEEEFDVEISDEDAEKLIIVQDAMDYIAKHE, translated from the coding sequence ATGCCAATAGCTGAACAAGTAAAGAAGATAATAGCAGATAAACTTAGTGTTGAACTTGAGGAAGTTGTGCCTGCGGCATCCTTTGTTGATGATCTGGGAGCCGATTCACTTGATCTGGTTGAGCTGATTATGTCCATAGAAGAGGAATTTGATGTGGAAATATCGGATGAAGATGCGGAAAAGTTGATCATCGTTCAGGATGCCATGGATTATATAGCGAAGCATGAATAA
- a CDS encoding VanZ family protein: MNKKSKFFFYYWFPLLLYCVLIYSLSSDKYPVHVPKSFSADKFIHFFAYAFLGLLIIRAFATLWIKENIVFLIIISTLLSTLYGLSDEMHQYFVPYRCADVKDVYADLLGSAFGVYVYYLLSIKYHVPVLIPGLTNLCKFCRKD, from the coding sequence ATGAATAAAAAAAGCAAATTTTTTTTTTATTACTGGTTTCCTCTTTTATTATACTGTGTTCTTATCTACAGCCTTTCGTCCGATAAGTATCCTGTTCATGTCCCCAAATCTTTTTCTGCAGATAAATTCATTCATTTTTTTGCATATGCTTTTCTTGGGTTGCTTATTATAAGAGCATTCGCAACCCTCTGGATTAAAGAGAATATAGTTTTTCTGATTATTATCAGTACGCTTTTGTCGACTCTTTACGGCCTCAGCGATGAAATGCATCAGTATTTTGTTCCATACAGATGCGCTGATGTTAAGGATGTTTATGCCGATTTGCTCGGCAGTGCTTTTGGTGTATATGTTTATTATTTGTTATCTATTAAATACCATGTCCCGGTATTAATTCCCGGATTGACAAATTTGTGTAAATTTTGTAGAAAAGATTAA
- the fabG gene encoding 3-oxoacyl-[acyl-carrier-protein] reductase, translated as MMAAINKRIVVVTGASRGIGRAICISMAEPGTEIYFNYYVPGDDSAEVAAAAETEKLILEKGGTATSSSVNVASEQEVVAFFKNIIDKAGKIDVLINNAGITRDSLLVRMKEKDWDAVLGVNLKGAFLCTKAAAREMMKNRYGHIINIASVVGVIGNPGQANYVASKAGIIGLTKSAARELASRGITVNAVAPGFIETDMTAALSDKAREAMLNQVPLGRPGRPEDVAEIVAFLASDKASYVTGQVIHISGGMYI; from the coding sequence ATGATGGCAGCTATTAATAAACGAATAGTGGTGGTAACCGGTGCTTCCAGGGGAATAGGTCGCGCCATATGTATATCCATGGCGGAACCGGGAACGGAAATTTATTTTAACTATTATGTTCCCGGAGATGATTCTGCTGAAGTTGCCGCCGCTGCCGAGACGGAAAAACTTATTCTGGAAAAAGGCGGAACCGCCACAAGCAGCAGTGTCAATGTTGCATCAGAGCAGGAAGTTGTTGCTTTTTTTAAAAATATCATTGATAAAGCCGGTAAAATTGATGTCCTGATCAATAATGCCGGGATTACCAGGGACAGCCTGCTGGTCAGGATGAAGGAAAAGGACTGGGATGCAGTTCTTGGTGTAAATTTAAAAGGAGCTTTTCTCTGTACTAAGGCTGCTGCCAGGGAAATGATGAAAAACCGTTACGGACATATTATTAACATTGCTTCGGTTGTGGGTGTGATCGGCAATCCGGGGCAGGCAAATTATGTTGCTTCCAAGGCGGGAATAATAGGATTGACAAAATCGGCCGCAAGAGAGCTTGCATCCCGTGGGATTACGGTTAATGCAGTAGCTCCCGGCTTTATTGAAACGGATATGACGGCTGCGCTTTCGGACAAGGCCAGGGAGGCTATGTTAAATCAGGTTCCTCTTGGACGTCCCGGCCGGCCCGAAGATGTTGCGGAGATAGTTGCTTTTTTGGCCTCTGATAAAGCTTCTTATGTTACGGGCCAGGTAATTCATATAAGTGGTGGAATGTATATTTGA
- the rlmD gene encoding 23S rRNA (uracil(1939)-C(5))-methyltransferase RlmD, with protein sequence MNLKKGDLLDLRVDGVAFGGKGIAKIDGLTVFIDNGIPQDYVSARIIKKKKKYLEARVEAILEPSTYRVEPECEYSGFCGGCKWQTLRYEKQVEYKRQHVVDSLEHIGLFHDIEVHATIPSGKIFGYRNKMEFSCSDRRWLLPEELGKDDVEIGFALGLHVPGTFYKVLDNKYCLLQPDFGNKILNDVQSFIRNSNVPVYGLRSHEGYWRFLMLRHSVAFDQWMVNIITADEDRETVQPIADILTERYPEVVSVVNNINSGKAGIAVGEYEINLAGSSSITERIGSYHFTISSNSFFQTNTSGAFEIYKKVKEYAGLTGREIVLDLYSGTGSIAIFLSDSAKKVTGLEMVESAVGDAEKNCINNSVSNCTFIPGDIRYSLAQIKTRPDVLIIDPPRSGMHKDVVKQIMAAAPERIVYVSCNPATMARDLAMIKDSYEIVEVQPIDMFPHTYHIESVAKIRRK encoded by the coding sequence ATGAATCTAAAAAAAGGGGATCTGCTTGACCTTCGGGTGGATGGAGTTGCATTCGGAGGCAAGGGAATTGCCAAAATAGATGGTTTGACGGTTTTTATTGATAACGGAATTCCCCAGGATTATGTTTCTGCCCGCATAATAAAAAAAAAGAAAAAATATCTTGAAGCCCGTGTTGAGGCAATTTTGGAACCATCCACTTACAGGGTAGAACCGGAATGTGAATATAGCGGGTTTTGCGGCGGGTGCAAATGGCAGACCTTAAGGTATGAAAAACAGGTTGAATACAAGAGGCAGCACGTTGTCGATTCTCTTGAGCATATCGGGTTGTTTCACGATATTGAAGTGCATGCGACAATACCTTCCGGGAAAATTTTCGGGTACCGGAACAAGATGGAATTCTCCTGTTCCGACAGGAGATGGCTGCTCCCGGAGGAGCTGGGAAAAGATGATGTTGAAATCGGTTTTGCGCTTGGACTCCATGTCCCCGGTACTTTTTACAAGGTGCTGGATAATAAGTACTGTCTGCTGCAGCCTGATTTCGGCAATAAAATTTTGAATGATGTGCAAAGCTTCATCAGGAATTCCAATGTTCCTGTTTACGGTCTGCGCAGTCATGAGGGATACTGGCGTTTTCTTATGCTCCGGCATTCCGTAGCGTTTGATCAGTGGATGGTCAATATAATTACTGCCGATGAAGATCGCGAAACCGTGCAGCCCATTGCCGATATACTAACAGAGCGGTATCCGGAGGTTGTTTCAGTAGTAAATAACATTAATTCCGGAAAAGCAGGAATTGCAGTCGGTGAGTATGAAATAAACCTGGCAGGGTCCTCAAGTATAACCGAGCGGATCGGCTCATACCATTTTACAATATCATCTAATTCATTTTTTCAGACCAATACTTCAGGCGCATTCGAGATATATAAAAAAGTAAAGGAATATGCCGGTCTCACAGGTCGTGAAATTGTGCTGGATCTATACAGCGGCACAGGAAGCATAGCGATTTTTTTATCAGATAGTGCAAAAAAGGTAACCGGTCTGGAGATGGTTGAGAGCGCTGTCGGTGATGCTGAAAAAAATTGTATTAATAATTCGGTATCCAACTGCACGTTCATACCTGGTGATATAAGATATTCACTTGCACAGATTAAAACCAGGCCGGATGTCCTGATAATAGATCCTCCAAGATCCGGGATGCATAAGGATGTGGTCAAGCAGATTATGGCTGCGGCTCCGGAAAGAATTGTTTATGTATCCTGCAACCCGGCCACAATGGCCCGAGATCTTGCTATGATCAAGGATAGCTATGAAATTGTGGAAGTGCAGCCGATTGACATGTTTCCTCATACATACCATATTGAATCAGTGGCAAAAATTCGCAGGAAATAA
- a CDS encoding cytochrome c3 family protein, protein MDKKFCTIISLFVGIAVAVVFMVPCLYAGTEVPDVIKMEHKAYTKHKKGIVEFAHKKHVKEYKATCGECHHDKDGKPLENLKAGDDVQNCMKCHKKAGYIKGKKAKGLSKEQKLEYHANAMHDNCKPCHKKFNKKNGLKSKDKGAAPTTCKACHPKAPGK, encoded by the coding sequence ATGGATAAAAAATTCTGTACAATAATATCCCTGTTTGTTGGAATTGCAGTGGCAGTAGTATTTATGGTACCCTGTCTTTATGCGGGGACTGAGGTTCCTGATGTTATCAAAATGGAACATAAAGCTTATACCAAACATAAGAAAGGCATAGTTGAGTTTGCCCACAAAAAGCATGTGAAAGAATATAAGGCGACTTGTGGTGAATGCCATCATGACAAGGACGGTAAACCACTTGAAAACCTTAAAGCGGGTGATGATGTTCAGAACTGTATGAAGTGCCATAAAAAAGCAGGATATATAAAAGGAAAAAAGGCAAAAGGTCTTTCAAAGGAACAGAAGCTCGAATATCACGCCAATGCAATGCATGATAACTGCAAGCCTTGCCACAAGAAATTTAACAAGAAAAATGGCCTGAAATCAAAGGATAAAGGCGCAGCCCCAACAACATGTAAGGCTTGTCACCCCAAGGCGCCCGGGAAATAA
- the rpmF gene encoding 50S ribosomal protein L32: MPVPKRKTSKSKRDKRRTHKKIEGQAVMTCPDCGEAKLPHHVCRECGIYRGRNVIDTEG; the protein is encoded by the coding sequence ATGCCGGTACCAAAGCGTAAAACATCAAAGTCAAAACGTGATAAACGGAGAACCCATAAAAAGATTGAAGGTCAGGCGGTCATGACCTGTCCTGATTGCGGGGAGGCAAAACTGCCGCATCATGTATGCCGGGAATGCGGTATATATAGAGGACGTAATGTTATAGATACTGAAGGATAA
- the fdhF gene encoding formate dehydrogenase subunit alpha codes for MEAQNSIIINGNEFSFEPGETILEVARRNDIDIPTLCYLNGAAPSGKCGVCVVEVEGQDDLPEACSTTAAGQMVVLTESPKVIDSRRNTIRNMLSLGNHNCAARGSDDRDWTAFQLNVQQDDKSDQLCPVWGDCRLQDLAYRYQVSATGTPGTRVQYPMEDVNPFIVRDFSRCIRCGRCVAACRGIQVNDAIDFGQNKLSDKVVASDDKALKDSDCVFCGECVQACPVGALVEKDVRYRVRQWETEKVRTTCSYCGVGCQLYLHVKDNRIVKVTGVEGTPPNYGSLCVKGRFGYNFVNSPERLTTPLIKENGEFREASWDEALDLVAGRLKSIKEEHGPDSIGVLTSARVSNEENYIAHKFTRATLKTNNIDHCARLUHSSTVAGLAAAFGSGAMTNTIGDIGTADVILVTGSNTTENHPVLSSVVKRAVRFKGAKLIVVDPRRIKLTEFTDLWLRPNLGSDVAWINGLMHVIINEELYDKKFVENRTEGFEELKKIVEKFTPEKVEKITGIHARDIVEAARLYGKAKAASILYCMGITQHTTGTDNVKSLANLSMLCGNIGIPGGGVNPLRGQNNVQGACDMGGLPNVLTGYQPVTDFDARKRMEEAWGVTDLPDKPGLTVTKMIPKAHDGELKALYIIGENPLVSDPDLNHAEKSIKNLDFLVVQDLFLTETAQIADVVFPSRCFAEKDGTFSNTERRVQRIRKAVEPPGEARDDWAIICDISSRMGFPMSYENSRAIMEEISMVTPSYAGITYDRIEDVGLHWPCPTVDHPGTPILHGEQFTRGKGLFHSIDYIPPDERVDQDYPVYLTTGRVIYQYHTGTMTRKTEGLNECAPECFVEISAQDAEKYDLDNKAIVNIASRRGEINAKVLISGKAVDGTVFMPFHFAEAAANRLTNAALDPVAGIPEYKVCAVKLSKAA; via the coding sequence ATGGAGGCACAAAACAGCATCATAATCAATGGAAATGAATTTTCATTCGAGCCTGGGGAGACCATACTGGAAGTAGCCCGGCGGAATGATATTGATATACCCACACTATGTTATTTGAATGGAGCGGCTCCCAGCGGTAAGTGCGGTGTATGTGTAGTTGAGGTGGAGGGGCAGGATGATTTGCCGGAAGCATGTTCTACCACTGCTGCGGGTCAAATGGTTGTGCTGACTGAGTCGCCGAAGGTAATCGATTCGCGGCGTAATACTATCAGGAATATGCTTTCACTGGGAAATCATAATTGTGCGGCGCGTGGTTCAGATGATAGAGACTGGACTGCATTTCAGCTTAACGTGCAGCAGGATGATAAAAGCGATCAGCTATGCCCCGTGTGGGGTGACTGCAGGCTTCAGGACCTTGCCTATAGATATCAGGTTTCCGCAACCGGGACACCGGGAACCAGGGTACAATATCCAATGGAGGATGTGAACCCGTTTATTGTGCGTGATTTTTCCCGGTGTATCAGGTGCGGCAGATGCGTGGCCGCATGCAGGGGGATACAGGTTAATGATGCCATAGATTTCGGACAGAACAAGCTGTCGGACAAGGTAGTCGCATCTGATGACAAGGCATTGAAGGACTCTGATTGCGTCTTTTGCGGCGAATGTGTTCAGGCTTGCCCTGTGGGCGCCCTTGTGGAAAAGGATGTACGCTACCGGGTCAGGCAATGGGAGACTGAAAAAGTTCGTACCACATGCAGTTATTGCGGTGTCGGATGTCAACTTTATCTCCATGTTAAAGATAATAGAATAGTAAAGGTCACAGGCGTTGAAGGTACTCCGCCAAATTATGGAAGCCTTTGCGTAAAAGGACGGTTCGGGTATAACTTTGTAAATTCTCCTGAACGCCTCACAACTCCGCTGATAAAAGAGAATGGTGAGTTCCGGGAAGCCTCATGGGATGAAGCGCTTGATCTGGTTGCAGGCCGGCTTAAAAGTATTAAAGAAGAACACGGGCCTGACAGCATTGGGGTACTCACTTCCGCCAGGGTTTCAAATGAAGAGAATTATATAGCGCATAAATTTACACGCGCAACCCTTAAAACCAATAATATTGATCATTGCGCCCGGCTCTGACATTCCTCAACAGTGGCCGGTCTGGCCGCAGCTTTTGGAAGTGGAGCAATGACAAATACTATCGGAGATATTGGAACAGCGGACGTTATCCTCGTTACAGGTTCAAACACCACCGAAAACCATCCGGTCTTGTCCTCTGTCGTAAAGAGGGCTGTAAGGTTTAAAGGCGCAAAATTGATAGTTGTAGATCCCAGGCGCATAAAACTGACCGAATTTACGGATTTATGGCTGAGACCCAATCTCGGCAGCGATGTTGCCTGGATCAACGGTCTGATGCACGTGATCATCAATGAAGAGCTTTATGATAAAAAATTTGTAGAGAACAGAACCGAGGGTTTTGAGGAGTTAAAAAAGATTGTCGAAAAATTTACCCCGGAGAAAGTAGAAAAAATAACCGGCATACATGCCAGGGATATAGTTGAAGCTGCCAGACTCTATGGAAAGGCTAAAGCAGCTAGTATCCTGTACTGCATGGGGATAACCCAGCATACAACCGGCACCGACAATGTAAAATCTCTGGCCAACCTGTCGATGCTCTGCGGTAATATCGGCATACCGGGCGGAGGCGTCAATCCTCTGAGAGGTCAGAATAATGTACAGGGAGCCTGCGACATGGGCGGGCTGCCTAACGTGCTTACTGGATACCAGCCGGTGACGGATTTTGATGCAAGGAAACGGATGGAGGAAGCCTGGGGTGTTACAGATCTTCCGGATAAGCCTGGTCTTACAGTTACCAAAATGATACCCAAAGCGCATGACGGTGAGCTTAAGGCTCTTTATATAATTGGAGAAAATCCGCTTGTATCGGATCCGGATCTTAATCATGCTGAAAAATCGATAAAGAATCTCGATTTCCTGGTGGTTCAGGATCTTTTTCTTACGGAAACCGCGCAGATTGCCGATGTTGTGTTTCCTTCGCGATGTTTTGCCGAAAAGGACGGCACTTTTTCAAATACGGAGCGCCGGGTTCAGAGAATAAGAAAAGCGGTTGAGCCTCCGGGAGAGGCCAGGGATGACTGGGCAATAATCTGCGATATCTCTTCACGGATGGGATTCCCGATGTCTTATGAAAACAGCCGGGCCATAATGGAAGAGATCTCCATGGTTACGCCTTCCTATGCAGGTATAACGTATGACCGCATAGAAGATGTCGGCCTGCACTGGCCCTGCCCCACCGTCGATCATCCGGGCACCCCAATACTGCATGGCGAGCAGTTTACACGCGGAAAGGGTCTCTTCCACAGTATAGACTATATACCCCCGGATGAGCGTGTTGATCAGGATTATCCAGTCTATCTGACAACCGGACGGGTTATTTATCAGTATCATACCGGCACAATGACAAGAAAAACAGAAGGATTGAATGAATGTGCTCCGGAATGTTTTGTAGAGATTTCTGCGCAGGATGCTGAAAAATACGATCTGGACAACAAGGCGATAGTTAATATTGCTTCCAGGAGAGGCGAGATCAATGCAAAGGTGCTTATCTCAGGCAAGGCCGTTGACGGGACGGTATTTATGCCATTCCATTTTGCGGAAGCTGCGGCAAACAGATTGACTAATGCCGCCCTGGATCCCGTTGCAGGGATACCGGAATATAAAGTTTGCGCGGTTAAGTTGTCAAAAGCGGCGTAG
- the fabF gene encoding beta-ketoacyl-ACP synthase II, translating to MDRRVVITGVGLVTPLGIGVDETWAALCAGQSGIDEITRFDASAYATKIAGEVKGFRPEDFLQKKDAKRVELFLAYAVAATRMAIEDSGLIIDDSNRNRVGIITGCGLGGLNMIEQTSVMISKKGPKRITPFFIPMIIGNMAPGMISIYFGAKGPNSSIATACAAGTHAVGDAYKTIVRGAADAMITGGVESVISPCCIGGFNAMKALSIRNDEPHKASRPFDRDRDGFVVGEGSGILILEDLECALERGAHIYAEIVGYGMSGDGYHIAAPAPNGEGAARCMQAALDNSGISYDKIDYINAHGTSTPINDFYETMAIKEVFKDYASKIAVSSTKSMTGHLLGGSGGVEAVFTAKAIYESIAPPTINLDNPSDECDLDYVPHIARNMNIDFAMTNSFGFGGTNASLILKKYS from the coding sequence TTGGACAGAAGGGTAGTTATTACTGGTGTGGGACTTGTAACCCCTTTGGGGATAGGCGTTGATGAGACCTGGGCGGCTCTGTGCGCAGGCCAGTCGGGGATTGATGAAATAACAAGATTTGATGCTTCGGCCTATGCGACAAAAATTGCTGGAGAGGTGAAGGGCTTTCGCCCCGAAGACTTTTTGCAAAAAAAGGATGCTAAACGGGTTGAGCTTTTTTTGGCCTATGCTGTAGCGGCAACCCGTATGGCCATTGAAGATTCCGGGCTGATTATAGACGATTCAAACAGAAACAGGGTTGGCATTATAACAGGATGCGGACTCGGCGGGCTTAATATGATAGAGCAAACGAGCGTCATGATAAGTAAAAAGGGACCAAAAAGGATTACACCCTTTTTTATTCCCATGATAATAGGCAACATGGCTCCGGGGATGATTTCTATTTATTTTGGCGCCAAAGGTCCCAACTCTTCAATCGCCACCGCCTGCGCTGCCGGCACCCATGCAGTTGGGGATGCATACAAAACCATAGTAAGGGGCGCAGCCGACGCAATGATCACAGGAGGCGTGGAGTCTGTGATAAGCCCGTGCTGTATCGGTGGCTTTAATGCCATGAAAGCTCTTTCCATCCGCAATGATGAGCCTCATAAAGCTTCACGGCCTTTTGACCGTGATCGTGATGGTTTTGTGGTTGGCGAGGGAAGCGGCATCCTTATACTCGAAGACCTCGAGTGTGCACTTGAAAGAGGCGCTCACATTTATGCGGAAATAGTCGGATACGGTATGAGCGGTGATGGTTACCACATAGCCGCGCCTGCTCCCAATGGTGAGGGAGCCGCAAGATGTATGCAGGCGGCCCTTGATAATTCCGGTATATCGTATGACAAGATAGACTATATTAATGCTCACGGAACATCAACCCCGATAAATGATTTTTATGAAACAATGGCTATCAAGGAAGTCTTTAAGGATTATGCCTCTAAAATCGCCGTCAGCTCAACCAAGTCGATGACAGGCCACCTGCTTGGCGGTAGCGGAGGTGTTGAGGCGGTTTTTACTGCCAAGGCGATTTATGAAAGTATAGCCCCGCCCACCATAAATCTTGACAATCCCTCAGATGAGTGTGACCTTGACTATGTGCCGCATATTGCGCGTAACATGAATATTGATTTCGCAATGACAAACTCATTCGGTTTTGGCGGGACAAACGCAAGTCTTATTCTAAAAAAATATTCCTAA
- a CDS encoding lysophospholipid acyltransferase family protein — protein MKQISKNCIISLLSLFIRNISRNSIINTGRLLGLAGYVLDLRHRRIVLSNLRFAYPQWSGSKVRTMTKRIFQNMGITILEICQLSFLHQKNILGKACIKGEDNLLNAINSGKGVIFISAHIGNWELSLLHCSYYIQSGIVLVASRIRLKMLDRWIHRLRSSSGNILIDKKGALPSMVKALRKGGALGLLVDQSTKRSEGVNVDFFGHKVTATPVVAMLAIRYNCIVLPAFCVREKDGNYTLIYKKPLRVKKTDDLKTDITSYTQVMTDMIENMVREYPDQWFWFHKRWKRYYPGLYPEAIKRRDRRRKKKFARQNKF, from the coding sequence ATGAAACAGATTAGTAAAAACTGTATTATCAGTCTTTTATCACTATTCATCCGAAACATCTCCCGCAATTCCATTATAAACACAGGAAGATTGCTGGGTCTGGCCGGATATGTGTTAGACCTGCGGCACAGGCGGATCGTGCTGAGCAACCTCAGATTCGCATATCCTCAATGGTCGGGAAGCAAAGTCCGCACCATGACAAAACGCATTTTCCAGAATATGGGTATTACCATTCTGGAAATCTGTCAATTATCTTTCCTACACCAAAAAAATATCCTTGGCAAAGCATGCATCAAGGGTGAGGATAATCTTCTAAATGCAATAAACAGCGGAAAAGGAGTAATTTTTATTTCAGCCCATATAGGAAACTGGGAACTTTCCCTGTTGCATTGTTCTTATTATATTCAAAGCGGTATCGTCTTGGTTGCAAGTCGTATACGTTTAAAAATGCTCGACAGATGGATTCACAGGCTCCGATCCAGTTCCGGAAATATTTTAATAGATAAAAAAGGGGCCTTGCCTTCTATGGTAAAGGCTCTTAGAAAAGGCGGAGCATTAGGTTTGCTTGTTGACCAGTCGACCAAACGGTCAGAAGGCGTCAACGTAGACTTTTTTGGGCATAAAGTAACTGCCACCCCGGTTGTAGCCATGCTGGCTATTAGATACAATTGTATAGTATTGCCGGCTTTTTGCGTCAGGGAAAAGGATGGTAACTATACACTAATTTACAAAAAACCTTTGCGCGTTAAAAAAACGGATGATTTAAAAACTGATATAACCTCATACACACAGGTTATGACGGATATGATTGAAAACATGGTCCGGGAATATCCTGATCAGTGGTTCTGGTTCCATAAGAGATGGAAAAGATACTACCCGGGACTTTATCCCGAAGCCATAAAAAGACGTGACCGGCGAAGAAAAAAAAAATTTGCCAGGCAAAATAAGTTCTGA
- a CDS encoding acyl-CoA dehydrogenase family protein has translation MAETEIEGGAHLKGLDEDLMQMVLDTVDQIRKRLLTRETILEFDKNDIFPEEIIRTMLGPDIGLHLLFIPEEYGGMGGGARDSCALVRVISGICLGVSTAFFAIQLGADPILVGGTEEQKQKWLGAISSGETLVAYAVTEAEAGSNLAALKTKAEPVMDDAGQVTGYKINGSKQFISTGGYADFITLLAKTPEGPTFFVVEKGAEGFVQGRGEEKHGLHASNTSPLSFTDVLVPVENLIGGIPGQGLKQAGKVFGYTRLMVAAMAIGAGEAALNIVIPYAKERIQFGSPISEKQGYTHKLVVPNAVRMEAAVAYMEEVGLRCDSGEEGLDVEGSIAKLFATETANKTAEDAIQALGGYGYICEYEVEKIKRDVKVTCIYEGTSEIQQNIISTFRWKKTRKTKGAFYKDMALEMEELDAEMGDIGCRYYGLSAGGLNELIGVVHENRLTRKQFVMFALADLMTLVEVGVSFARKAFALTKEGSPDAEKIRAMNRIFANEVAEFAAGSIRKILMGTGQFDNSFKTGFMEKISYDQLSGSCENIINDMDQVADILFAR, from the coding sequence ATGGCGGAGACTGAAATTGAGGGGGGTGCTCATCTGAAAGGCCTTGACGAGGATTTAATGCAGATGGTCCTCGATACTGTAGATCAGATCAGAAAGCGGCTTCTTACCAGGGAAACTATTCTCGAATTTGACAAGAATGATATCTTCCCGGAAGAGATAATAAGGACGATGCTAGGCCCGGATATCGGGTTGCATCTTCTTTTTATCCCTGAAGAATATGGGGGTATGGGGGGCGGTGCTCGGGATTCATGCGCGCTTGTTAGGGTCATCTCCGGAATATGCCTTGGTGTCAGCACGGCATTTTTTGCGATTCAGCTTGGTGCCGATCCTATATTGGTCGGCGGAACGGAGGAACAGAAACAAAAGTGGCTTGGCGCTATATCTTCAGGTGAAACACTGGTCGCATATGCGGTTACAGAAGCCGAAGCCGGCAGCAACCTGGCCGCCTTAAAAACCAAAGCTGAACCTGTAATGGACGATGCCGGACAGGTAACAGGATACAAGATTAACGGTTCAAAGCAGTTTATCTCCACCGGAGGATATGCCGATTTTATTACGCTCCTGGCGAAAACTCCTGAGGGGCCTACTTTTTTTGTTGTTGAAAAGGGCGCAGAGGGTTTTGTACAGGGCAGGGGTGAGGAAAAGCACGGGCTGCATGCGTCTAATACCTCTCCATTATCATTTACCGATGTTTTAGTCCCTGTGGAGAACCTTATAGGGGGTATTCCGGGGCAGGGTCTTAAACAGGCCGGTAAGGTTTTTGGATATACAAGGCTAATGGTTGCTGCCATGGCTATTGGAGCAGGCGAAGCCGCCTTGAATATCGTGATTCCTTATGCGAAAGAGAGGATCCAGTTCGGTTCTCCTATTTCAGAAAAGCAGGGCTACACTCACAAACTGGTTGTTCCCAATGCGGTACGGATGGAGGCTGCAGTGGCCTACATGGAAGAAGTGGGCTTGCGTTGTGATTCAGGAGAGGAAGGGCTTGACGTGGAGGGCTCAATCGCCAAGCTGTTTGCTACGGAAACGGCCAACAAGACTGCGGAGGACGCTATTCAGGCGCTTGGCGGGTATGGTTATATATGCGAATATGAAGTTGAAAAGATCAAAAGGGATGTAAAAGTTACTTGCATATACGAAGGTACAAGTGAAATTCAGCAGAATATCATCAGCACATTCAGGTGGAAAAAGACAAGGAAAACAAAAGGGGCTTTTTATAAGGATATGGCCCTGGAAATGGAAGAACTTGACGCTGAAATGGGTGATATAGGATGCAGATATTATGGCCTTTCAGCCGGAGGGCTGAATGAGCTTATTGGTGTAGTCCATGAAAACAGGCTCACCAGAAAACAGTTTGTGATGTTTGCTTTGGCTGATTTGATGACTTTGGTGGAGGTGGGTGTCAGTTTTGCCCGCAAGGCATTTGCCCTTACAAAAGAAGGAAGTCCTGATGCTGAAAAGATCAGGGCGATGAATCGTATTTTTGCCAATGAAGTCGCTGAGTTCGCTGCAGGAAGCATACGCAAAATACTTATGGGGACCGGGCAATTTGATAATTCTTTTAAAACCGGTTTCATGGAAAAAATATCGTATGACCAGCTTTCAGGCAGTTGTGAAAATATCATAAACGATATGGACCAGGTGGCTGATATACTTTTTGCGAGGTAA